One Festucalex cinctus isolate MCC-2025b chromosome 1, RoL_Fcin_1.0, whole genome shotgun sequence genomic region harbors:
- the stk25b gene encoding serine/threonine-protein kinase 25, which yields MAHLRHMQNQNSRLDPEEYFTKQERIGKGSFGEVYKGINNRTKEVVAIKIIDLEEAEDEIEDIQQEITVLSQCDSPFVTKYYGSYLKGTKLWIIMEYLGGGSALDLLRPGPLEETYIATILREILKGLEYLHSERKIHRDIKAANVLLSEQGEVKLADFGVAGQLTDTQIKRNTFVGTPFWMAPEVIKQSAYDFKADIWSLGITAIELAKGEPPNSDLHPMRVLFLIPKNTPPTLEGTYSKPFKEFVEACLNKDPRFRPTAKELLKHKFITRYTKKTAYLTELIDRYRRWKSEGHGEESSSDDSDMDADSDVDSCPMWTFPTVRPNSLNKLQKGYTHSDSESGDSVKRQPKSQCLSALVTPIFRELKEKRRASGGGVGAIEELENAFNLAEESCPGISDRLVTHMMERVCRFSLNGNTTPSSR from the exons ATGGCACACCTACGACACATGCAAAACCAG AATTCCCGGTTGGATCCTGAGGAGTACTTCACCAAGCAAGAGCGCATTGGCAAGGGCTCCTTTGGGGAGGTCTACAAAGGCATCAACAACCGCACCAAGGAGGTGGTGGCCATTAAAATCATAGACCTCGAGGAGGCCGAGGACGAGATTGAAGACATTCAGCAGGAAATCACAGTATTGAGCCAGTGTGATAGTCCTTTTGTGACCAAGTATTATGGCTCCTACCTCAAG GGGACCAAGCTGTGGATTATCATGGAGTATTTAGGCGGAGGATCTGCTCTGGATCTg CTGCGTCCGGGACCTCTTGAAGAGACGTACATTGCCACGATATTGCGGGAAATCCTGAAGGGGCTGGAGTATTTGCACTCTGAAAGGAAAATTCACAGAGACATTAAAG CTGCCAACGTGCTGTTGTCCGAGCAGGGCGAAGTGAAGCTGGCCGATTTCGGGGTGGCGGGACAGTTGACTGACACTCAGATTAAGAGAAACACGTTTGTGGGCACACCTTTCTGGATGGCGCCCGAGGTCATCAAGCAGTCGGCGTACGACTTCAAG GCTGACATTTGGTCGCTGGGAATCACGGCCATTGAGTTGGCCAAAGGCGAACCCCCCAACTCGGACTTGCATCCCATGAGGGTCCTCTTCCTTATTCCCAAAAACACTCCCCCCACCCTTGAAGGAACTTACAGCAAGCCTTTTAAAGAGTTTGTGGAGGCTTGTCTAAATAAAGACCCCCGTTTT AGGCCGACAGCCAAAGAGCTGCTGAAGCACAAGTTCATAACGCGCTACACCAAGAAGACGGCCTACCTGACTGAACTGATCGACCGCTACCGCCGCTGGAAGTCCGAGGGCCACGGGGAGGAGTCCAGCTCGGACGATTCCGATAT GGATGCTGATAGTGATGTGGATTCATGCCCCATGTGGACCTTCCCCACAGTCAGACCAAACTCCTTGAATAAGTTACAGAAGGGCTACACACACTCGGACTCGGAG TCAGGAGATTCTGTGAAAAGGCAACCCAAGTCACAGTGCTTGTCAGCCTTGGTCACGCCCATCTTCAGAGAG CTAAAGGAGAAGCGGCGAGCGAGCGGTGGCGGAGTCGGCGCCATCGAGGAGCTGGAGAACGCCTTCAACCTGGCAGAGGAATCCTGTCCGGGCATCTCCGACCGCCTTGTTACGCACATGATGGAGAGAGTGTGCAG GTTTTCTTTAAACGGTAACACCACGCCATCTTCGCGATGA
- the LOC144031324 gene encoding mitochondrial fission factor homolog A-like isoform X1, producing MSGPSFTSAPTEVAEINRIHYELEYTEGISQRMRIPETLKVASENQTGSLPLHQLPHTHSTLMQVPERIVVAAGDGDPQFSCPRDLDLIQSIPAMELLDMKAPPRVLTLSEQPLDSLETDQISKSNQSHTAHSRSRRERSATEFVSGRHSGQIIRCDVSVTPSPSAPPVRMCPPLCSPEDANVNLFTAAGFLAYIQSTTRRAYQQVLEILDDGHRRTNLDLALDINPDESGLVDASSLRRQIVKLNRRLQMLEEENKERSKREVVLYSATVAFWLINTWVWFRR from the exons ATGAGTGGGCCATCGTTCACCTCAGCCCCCACTGAGGTGGCAGAGATAAACCGTATCCACTATGAGTTGGAGTACACGGAGGGCATCAGCCAGCGCATGCGCATCCCGGAGACCCTCAAGGTGGCCTCGGAAAACCAAACCGGTTCTCTGCCACTGCATCAACTCCCGCACACCCATTCAACTCTGATGCAGGTTCCTGAAAGAATTGTCGTAGCAG CAGGTGATGGAGATCCTCAGTTCTCTTGTCCCAGAGACTTGGACCTGATTCAGTCCATCCCTGCCATGGAGCTCTTGGACATGAAGGCCCCACCGCGTGTTCTCACGTTGTCAGAACAGCCACTGGACTCCCTGGAAACTGACCAAATAAGCAAGAGCAACCAGAGTCACACA GCTCATTCTCGATCACGAAGGGAACGCAGCGCCACTGAATTCGTATCTGGTCGCCATAGTGGTCAGATTATCAGATGTGATGTGAG TGTAACACCCTCACCTTCTGCCCCCCCAGTCCGCATGTGCCCCCCTCTGTGCTCCCCTGAGGACGCAAACGTCAACTTGTTCACAGCGGCGGGCTTCCTGGCTTATATCCAGTCTACCACACGCCGGGCCTACCAGCAGGTCCTTGAAATCCTGGATGATGGCCATCgccg GACAAACCTGGATCTTGCCTTGGATATAAACCCAGATGAATCTGGTTTAGTGGATGCCTCCTCATTACGCCGACAA ATTGTCAAGCTTAACCGCCGTCTACAGATGCTGGAGGAAGAAAACAAGGAACGCTCCAAGCGAGAGGTGGTCCTATATTCTGCTACTGTTGCATTTTGGCTTATCAACACCTGGGTTTGGTTCCGCCGCTAA
- the LOC144031324 gene encoding mitochondrial fission factor homolog A-like isoform X2, which yields MSGPSFTSAPTEVAEINRIHYELEYTEGISQRMRIPETLKVASENQTGSLPLHQLPHTHSTLMQVPERIVVAGDGDPQFSCPRDLDLIQSIPAMELLDMKAPPRVLTLSEQPLDSLETDQISKSNQSHTAHSRSRRERSATEFVSGRHSGQIIRCDVSVTPSPSAPPVRMCPPLCSPEDANVNLFTAAGFLAYIQSTTRRAYQQVLEILDDGHRRTNLDLALDINPDESGLVDASSLRRQIVKLNRRLQMLEEENKERSKREVVLYSATVAFWLINTWVWFRR from the exons ATGAGTGGGCCATCGTTCACCTCAGCCCCCACTGAGGTGGCAGAGATAAACCGTATCCACTATGAGTTGGAGTACACGGAGGGCATCAGCCAGCGCATGCGCATCCCGGAGACCCTCAAGGTGGCCTCGGAAAACCAAACCGGTTCTCTGCCACTGCATCAACTCCCGCACACCCATTCAACTCTGATGCAGGTTCCTGAAAGAATTGTCGTAGCAG GTGATGGAGATCCTCAGTTCTCTTGTCCCAGAGACTTGGACCTGATTCAGTCCATCCCTGCCATGGAGCTCTTGGACATGAAGGCCCCACCGCGTGTTCTCACGTTGTCAGAACAGCCACTGGACTCCCTGGAAACTGACCAAATAAGCAAGAGCAACCAGAGTCACACA GCTCATTCTCGATCACGAAGGGAACGCAGCGCCACTGAATTCGTATCTGGTCGCCATAGTGGTCAGATTATCAGATGTGATGTGAG TGTAACACCCTCACCTTCTGCCCCCCCAGTCCGCATGTGCCCCCCTCTGTGCTCCCCTGAGGACGCAAACGTCAACTTGTTCACAGCGGCGGGCTTCCTGGCTTATATCCAGTCTACCACACGCCGGGCCTACCAGCAGGTCCTTGAAATCCTGGATGATGGCCATCgccg GACAAACCTGGATCTTGCCTTGGATATAAACCCAGATGAATCTGGTTTAGTGGATGCCTCCTCATTACGCCGACAA ATTGTCAAGCTTAACCGCCGTCTACAGATGCTGGAGGAAGAAAACAAGGAACGCTCCAAGCGAGAGGTGGTCCTATATTCTGCTACTGTTGCATTTTGGCTTATCAACACCTGGGTTTGGTTCCGCCGCTAA
- the LOC144031340 gene encoding putative flap endonuclease 1 homolog: MGITKLADLIRLEAPAAISHKEISDYTGKVIALDTSIVMNQFRTATPSLNPLTGLFFRTLTFLEHDIKPAFVFDGRPPGEKIAALQKRAEAAGWRSPNHLGTASLQTKDCCHLLKLLGVPVIQAPGDAEAFCAWLVREGTAEAVASEDMDTLPFGAHVLIRQLNAKRDSDIVEYCLPKLLEKLQITHKEFVDLCILLGCDYCDKIAGFGPKRALKLIQQYRTIENVVLHINRKTHPVPDNWKYKEAQKLFLETPHAEVPELMWTEPDEEALVEFLCRCTYVKEERVRHRMERFRQIRENKRKQREKETAAGNCRQTRMDDFFRVLRKREQPVEAADCGSSKRKKPKLK; this comes from the exons ATGGGGATCACAAAACTAGCAGATTTGATCCGACTGGAAGCTCCGGCTGCTATTTCCCACAAAGAGATAAGTGACTACACAG GCAAGGTAATTGCCTTGGATACATCAATTGTGATGAACCAGTTCCGCACCGCCACACCATCACTCAA CCCGCTGACCGGTCTCTTCTTTCGTACGCTTACCTTTCTGGAACATGACATAAAGCCTGCGTTTGTGTTTGATGGAAGACCTCCGGGGGAAAAGATTGCTGCT CTTCAGAAACGAGCTGAGGCAGCAGGTTGGCGCTCCCCCAACCATCTGGGCACAG CTTCACTCCAAACAAAAGACTGTTGCCATCTCCTGAAGCTTCTGGGTGTACCTGTGATCCAG GCTCCAGGAGATGCGGAGGCCTTTTGCGCTTGGCTGGTGAGGGAGGGGACTGCGGAAGCTGTGGCATCAGAGGACATGGACACGTTGCCGTTCGGAGCGCACGTTCTGATTCGTCAGCTGAACGCCAAGAGAGACAG tgacatTGTGGAATACTGTTTGCCTAAATTGTTGGAGAAGCTCCAAATAACTCACAAAGAG TTTGTTGACCTGTGCATCTTGCTGGGATGCGACTACTGTGACAAGATAGCAGGTTTTGGTCCAAAGAGAGCTCTGAAACTCATCCAGCAGTACCGCACTATCGAAAATGTCGTTTTGCACATCAACAGAAAG ACCCATCCAGTACCAGATAACTGGAAATACAAAGAAGCACAGAAGTTGTTTTTGGAAACGCCACATGCAGAAGTACCTGAGTTGATGTGGACTGAGCCAGACGAAGAAGCTTTGGTTGAGTTTCTCTGCCGATGCACATATGTCAA GGAAGAACGAGTCCGTCATCGCATGGAGAGATTCCGGCAGATTCGTGAGAATAAGCGAAAGCAAAGAGAAAAGGAGACCGCAGCAGGAAACTGCAGGCAAACTAGGATGGATGACTTCTTCAGAGTTCTTAGAAAGAGGGAGCAG CCTGTGGAAGCTGCAGACTGTGGAAGTAGCAAGAGAAAGAAACCAAAATTGAAATGA